A window of Lepidochelys kempii isolate rLepKem1 chromosome 1, rLepKem1.hap2, whole genome shotgun sequence contains these coding sequences:
- the LOC140914794 gene encoding olfactory receptor 52B2-like, which yields MLADNHTIFDPVTYILTGIPGTEESHVWIGIPFCLMYVMTLCGNSLILFIILTEQSLHEPMYLFVSMLAAADLLLSTTTVPKMLAVFWFRAGEITLAGCLTQMFFIHVSFIAESAILLAMAFDRYVAICDPLRYTSVLTKSVIGKMGLAVITRSFCIIFPLILLTKQLKFCRTNLLPHTYCEHMILARLACDNIKIHVWYGVAVAILVIGLDIVLIAVSYGLILRAVFRFPSKDARLKALRTCGSHICVILMFYVPAVFSSLAHQFGHIIPGYIVNLLANLYVLIPPMLNPIVYGVTTKEILKRVINVFYLCWSRSSLLN from the coding sequence ATGCTAGCTGACAATCACACCATTTTTGACCCTGTAACTTACATCCTGACCGGCATCCCGGGTACGGAGGAGTCTCATGTCTGGATCGGCATCCCCTTCTGTCTGATGTATGTTATGACACTTTGTGGGAACTCTCTCATACTATTCATCATACTAACAGAACAAAGCCTCCATGAGCCAATGTATCTATTCGTCTCCATGCTGGCCGCTGCTGATCTGCTGTTATCTACCACGACAGTGCCCAAGATGCTGGCTGTATTCTGGTTTAGAGCAGGGGAAATTACTTTGGCTGGCTGTCTGACCCAGATGTTTTTCATCCATGTCAGTTTTATTGCCGAGTCGGCCATCCTGTTGGCCATGGCGTTTGATCGGTACGTTGCCATCTGCGACCCCCTGAGATACACCAGCGTGCTAACCAAGTCTGTGATTGGGAAGATGGGGCTGGCGGTTATCACAAGAAGTTTCTGTATCATTTTCCCTCTCATCTTGCTCACGAAGCAGCTGAAGTTCTGCAGAACCAACCTCCTGCCTCACACCTATTGTGAGCATATGATCTTAGCCCGACTGGCCTGCGACAACATCAAAATCCACGTCTGGTATGGCGTAGCTGTGGCTATTTTGGTAATTGGTTTGGATATTGTGCTCATTGCTGTATCTTATGGTTTGATCCTCAGGGCTGTCTTCAGGTTCCCCTCCAAGGATGCCCGGCTCAAGGCTCTCCGCACCTGTGGCTCCCACATCTGTGTCATACTGATGTTCTACGTGCCGGCTGTTTTCTCCTCTTTAGCACACCAGTTTGGGCACATCATCCCAGGTTATATTGTAAACCTACTGGCCAACCTTTACGTGCTCATTCCCCCCATGTTAAACCCCATTGTGTATGGGGTTACAACAAAAGAGATCCTGAAACGGGTGATCAACGTCTTTTATCTCTGCTGGAGCAGAAGCTCCTTGCTGAACTAA